In Mesorhizobium sp. J428, the genomic window GTGCGGTCGGTTTCGTCGTGTGGGCGCACCACATGTATACGACCGGCATCGCACTCAACACGCAGCGCTACTTCGTCTTCGCGACGATGGTCATCGCGGTGCCGACCGGCGTGAAGATCTTCTCCTGGATCGCGACGATGTGGGGCGGTTCGATCTCGATGCGCACGCCGATGCTGTGGGCGATCGGGTTCATCTTCCTCTTCACCGTAGGCGGCGTGACGGGCGTGCAGCTTGCCAACGCAGGCCTCGACCGCTCGCTGCACGACACCTACTACGTCGTGGCGCACTTCCACTACGTGCTGTCGCTGGGTGCGGTGTTCGCGATCTTCGCCGGCTGGTACTACTGGTTCCCGAAGATGACGGGCTACATGTATTCGCCCTTCATCGCGCGCGCCCATTTCTGGATCACCTTCGTCGGCGTGAACCTTGTGTTCTTCCCGCAGCATTTCCTCGGCCTCGCCGGCATGCCGCGCCGCTACATCGACTATCCGGACGCGTTTGCCGGCTGGAACATGGTGTCGTCGTACGGCTCCTACATCTCGGCCTTCGGCGTGCTGGTGTTCCTCTACGGCGTCGCCGAAGCCTTCATGAAGAAGCGCGTCGCCGGTGCCAATCCGTGGGGCGAGGGCGCCACGACGCTGGAGTGGCAGCTGCCTTCGCCGCCGCCTTATCACCAGTGGGAACAGCTGCCGAAGATCAAGTGATCGGCGGACGAATGAAGGAAACCGCCGGGCTCCGGCGGTTTCTACCTTAAAGGTACGTGAACGGGCGCCTTGATGGCAATTGTTGAGAATATCGGCCGTGAAGACATCCGCCTTTCGGAGGCGATGGCCGGCGACTATTTCGCGCTGCTCAAGCCGCGGGTGATGGCACTCGTCGTCTTCACGGCGATCGTCGGGCTTGCCGCGGCGCCGACGCCGATCAATCCTTTCATCGCCTTCATTGCGATCGCCTGTGTCGCGGTCGGTGCGGGTGCATCTGGCGCGCTCAACATGTGGTACGACGCCGACATCGACGCCGTGATGTCGCGCACCGCCAGCCGCCCGATACCCAGCGGCCGCGTCCAGCCGAGCGAGGCGCTGGTCTTCGGGCTCGTGCTGACCGCGCTGTCGGTGATGACACTCGGCGTGCTGGTCAACTGGGCGGCTGCGGCGCTGCTCGCCTTCACGATCTTCTTCTATGCCGTCATCTATACGATGTGGCTGAAGCGCTGGACGCCGCAGAACATCGTCATCGGCGGTGCCGCGGGCGCATTTCCTCCGATGGTCGGCTGGGTCGCCGCAACCGGTTCGATCAGCCTCGAGAGCGTCATCCTCTTCCTGATCATCTTCCTGTGGACCCCGCCCCATTTCTGGGCGCTTGCTCTCTTCAAGAGTGAAGATTACGCGCGGGCCGGCATTCCGATGATGCCGAACGTCGCCGGCGCGCTTTCGACGCGCCGCCAGATGTTTGCCTATTCGCTGGTGCTGGCGCCGTTGGCCGTCCTGCCTGCGATCCTCGGCTATGTCTCGTGGGGATACGGCGCGATCGCCGTGGTTCTCGGCGTGGGGTTCGTCTGGAAGGCCTGGAAGGTGCTCGCCATGTCGGCCGAAGACACGGTAATGAAGCCCGCGAGGCAGCTCTTCGTCTTCTCGATCATCTATCTGTTCGCGATCTTCGCGGCCTATCTCGTCGACGTCGTCGCCTGGCGTCTCGCGGCCGGAGTGTGACGATGGAAAACGATCTCGTCACGCTGAGCCCCGCACAGAAGAAGGCGCGCCGCAGCCGCAACGTCGCCATCGGCCTTGCGCTCGGCGTTCTTGTGATCCTGTTCTATGTCGCGACGATCGTGAAGTTCGGTCCCGCCATTCTCGACAGGGCGATGTGATGGCCGGCGATCCGCAGACCGAACGGCGCCAGCGCTCCAACCGCGTGATCGCGGCGTCGGGCTTCGCCTTCGTCGCGGGCATGGTGGGCATGGCCTATGCCGCGGTGCCGCTCTACGCGATGTTCTGCCAGATCACCGGCTATGGCGGCACGACGCAGCGCGTCGAGCAGTATTCCGACAAGATCCTTGACCGGAAGATCACTGTCCGCTTCGACGCGAACGTGTCCGGCGGCCTGCCCTGGGACTTCAAGCCGGTGCAGCGCGACGTGACGATGCGCATCGGCGAGACGACCCAGATCGCCTACCAGGCCCGCAACGAATTCAACGTGCCGACGGCCGGCCGCGCGAGCTTCAATGTGACGCCGGAGCTGGCCGGCGCCTACTTCAACAAGGTCGAGTGCTTCTGCTTCACCGATACGTCGCTGAAGCCGGGCGAGGCGCTCGACATGCCCGTTGTCTTCTACGTCGATCCGGACATCGTCAACGTTCCGGAACTGGCGCATCTGAAGACGATCACCTTGTCCTACACCTTCTTCCCGATCGACGCGACGAAGCCCGTGGCTGTTGCGCCGAACGGGAAAGATGCTAGGACCGAACCAAAGACGCAAACGACGGAAATCGGGGGTTGAGATGGCCGAAGCGCACGCCAAACCGCAACACGACTATCACATCATCGATCCGAGCCCGTGGCCGTTCCTCGGCTCCATAGGCGCGCTCGTTATGGCCCTTGGCGGCGTGGCCTGGATGCAGTCGCTGAAGAGCGGCTCGCTGCACCTGTTCGGGCTCGAACTCGCCGGAGCGAACTACTGGATTTTCGCGATCGGCCTCGCGATCGTCCTATACACCATGTACGGCTGGTGGTCGGACACGATCAAGGAAGCGCATGAGGGTCACCACACCCGCGTGGTGTCGCTGCACCTGCGCTACGGCATGATCATGTTCATCGCCTCCGAGGTGATGTTCTTCGTCGCCTGGTTCTGGGCCTTCTTCGACGCAAGCCTCTTCCCGAACGAGGTGCACCAGGTGGCCCGCGACGCCTATACCGGCGGTGTCTGGCCGCCGAAGGGCATCGAGGTTCTCGATCCTTTCCACCTGCCGCTCTACAACACGATCATCCTGCTCCTGTCGGGCACGACCGTGACCTGGGCGCACCATGCGCTGCTGCATGACGACCGCAAGGGCCTCGTCTGGGGCCTGACGCTGACCGTCGCTCTTGGCGTGCTGTTCTCCTTCGTGCAGGCCTACGAATACATCCACGCGCCGTTCACCTTCCACGACTCGATCTATGGCGCCACCTTCTTCATGGCGACCGGCTTCCACGGCTTCCACGTGATCATCGGCACCATCTTCCTGCTGGTCTGCCTGATCCGCGCGATGCGTGGCGACTTCACCCCGAAGCAGCATTTCGGCTTCGAGGCGGCCGCCTGGGTACTGGCACTTCGTCGACGTGGTGTGGCTGTTCCTCTTCGTCAGCATCTACATCTGGGCTTCCCAAGGCGCGACGATCGCGGCAGGCCACTGAGGCGGCCGACAGATTCGGGACGCGGCCGGAGAGATCCGGCCGCGTTTTCTTTTGGGCTGTTGCAATCGGTCTGATCGACGGCCCGGGACCGCGCGACTATTGTCCACGGGCCGACCCGGTGCCGGCTTGTCGAAGGAGGAATGTCCGATGAATGGCGACCAGGCCCATTATCCGCCGGTGGAGCCGTTTGGCGCGGGCTTTCGCGGCCGCTGCCCGCGCTGCGGCGAGGGCCAGCTGTTCGACGGCTACATCAGCCTCAAGCCGCGCTGCACGGTCTGCGGCCTCGACTACGACTTCGCCGATTCGGCGGACGGCCCGGCCGTCTTCGTCATGCTGATCATCGGCTTCATCGTCGTTGGCCTGGCGCTCTGGCTCGAAGTGTCTTACGGCCCGCCGCTGTGGGTGCACTTCCTGCTCTGGGTGCCGCTGGTACTCATCCTCTGCCTGCCGACGCTGCGCTGGCTCAAGGGCATCATGATCGCGCTGCAATATTCCAACAAGGCAGCGGAAGGGCGGCTGGACAAACCGAAATGAGCCGCCCGCTCGACGACCGTGCCCCTGCATCTGGCTTCCCCTGGGCGCTGACGCTGGTCACGATCCTGTGCCTGGCCATCCTTCTGGCGCTCGGCACCTGGCAGGTGCAGCGGCTTGCCTGGAAGGAAGCGCTAATCGCCACGATCGACAGCCGCGTTACGGCCGCGCCCCTGCCGCTGGCGGAGGTGGAGAAGGCGGCTGGCGCCGGTGAAGACATCGAATACCAGCCGGTCGCGGCGGCCGGCACCTTCCTGCACGATAAGGAACAGTTCTTCTTCGCCACGCATGACGGGCAGTCGGGCTGGTATGTCTACACGCCGCTCAGCCTGGCCGACGGCCGGTTCGTCTTCGTCAATCGCGGCTTCGTCCCCTTTGACCGGAAGTCGCCAGCCACCCGCGAGCAGGGGCAGGTCGCGGGTGAGGTGAGCCTCGTCGGGCTTGCCCGCACCGCGCCCGCCGCCAAGCCGTCGTCGCTGGTGCCGGACAACCAGCCGGCCGAGAACGTGTTCTACTGGAAGGACATCGCCGCCATGACCGCCAATGCCGGGCTGGAGCCGGCATCGGTGTTGCCGTTCTTCATCGACGCCGCGAAGTCCGACGTGCCGGGGGGTATCCCGTCGGCGGCGTGACCATCATCGACCTGCCGAACAACCATCTCCAGTATGCGGTGACCTGGTGCGGCCTCGCAGCGGCGCTGGCGGGCGTCTATGTCGCCATGCTGCTGCGCCGCCGCAAGCCTGTATCGGCCGCGCGCACTTGACAGCGGGCGACCTCGCCCCCCATGTCCGGGCGTCAATGCAAGCAGGAAACAGATGCTCGACCGTCCCCAAAAGCCGCCGCTGACGATCCGCCTGTGCGGACCGCGCGGCTTCTGCGCGGGCGTCGACAGGGCGATCCAGATCGTCGTGCTGGCGCTGAAGAAATACGGCGCCCCGGTCTATGTGCGCCATGAGATCGTGCACAACCGCTACGTCGTGGAAGGCCTGCAGAATCTCGGCGCCGTGTTCATCGAGGAACTGGACGAGATCCCCGACGCGCACCGCGATTCCCCCGTCGTCTTCTCGGCGCATGGCGTGCCCAAGTCGGTGCCGGCGGACGCCGAGGCGCGCAACCTCTTCTATCTCGACGCGACCTGTCCGCTGGTGTCCAAGGTGCACAAGCAGGCGATGCGCCACCAGCGCCTCGGTCGCCACGTCGTGCTGATTGGCCATGCCGGTCATCCCGAGGTGATCGGCACGATGGGGCAGCTGCCGGAAGGCGCGGTGAGCCTGGTCGAAACTGAAGCGGAGGCGAGCGCATTCGACGCGCCGGACGGCGTCGAGCTCGGCTTCGTCACGCAGACGACCCTGTCGGTGGCCGACACGGCCGGCGTGATTCGCGCGCTGGAGACGCGGTTCCCGAACATCAAGGCGCCCGCGGCCGAATCGATCTGCTACGCGACGACCAACCGCCAGGAGGCGGTCCAGGCGGCAGCCCCCGGCGCGGACCTTTTCCTCATCGTCGGCGCGCCCAATTCGTCCAATTCCAAGCGTCTCGTCGAGGTCGCCGAGCGGGCGGGCGCAAAGAGGTCGCTGCTCGTGCAGCGCGCGTCGGAAATCCCGTGGGACGAAGTCGGCGAGATCGGCACACTGGGCCTGTCGGCGGGCGCATCCGCCCCGGAGATCATCGTGGACGAGATCATCGAGGCCTTCAGGCAGCGGTTCAATGCAACGCTCGAGCTGGCGATCACGGCCGAGGAAACCGAGAACTTCCCGGTCAACCGGGTGCTGCGCGACGTCGAGCTGACGGCCGCCGACATGGCCTTCGTCAACGGCGCTGCGTAAGGACACAGTCTGGATGGCCGTCTATACCGACATCACCGAGACGGAGCTGGGCGCGTTCCTGACCGGCTACGACCTCGGCGA contains:
- the cyoE gene encoding heme o synthase, giving the protein MAIVENIGREDIRLSEAMAGDYFALLKPRVMALVVFTAIVGLAAAPTPINPFIAFIAIACVAVGAGASGALNMWYDADIDAVMSRTASRPIPSGRVQPSEALVFGLVLTALSVMTLGVLVNWAAAALLAFTIFFYAVIYTMWLKRWTPQNIVIGGAAGAFPPMVGWVAATGSISLESVILFLIIFLWTPPHFWALALFKSEDYARAGIPMMPNVAGALSTRRQMFAYSLVLAPLAVLPAILGYVSWGYGAIAVVLGVGFVWKAWKVLAMSAEDTVMKPARQLFVFSIIYLFAIFAAYLVDVVAWRLAAGV
- a CDS encoding cytochrome c oxidase assembly protein, encoding MAGDPQTERRQRSNRVIAASGFAFVAGMVGMAYAAVPLYAMFCQITGYGGTTQRVEQYSDKILDRKITVRFDANVSGGLPWDFKPVQRDVTMRIGETTQIAYQARNEFNVPTAGRASFNVTPELAGAYFNKVECFCFTDTSLKPGEALDMPVVFYVDPDIVNVPELAHLKTITLSYTFFPIDATKPVAVAPNGKDARTEPKTQTTEIGG
- a CDS encoding DUF983 domain-containing protein, with protein sequence MNGDQAHYPPVEPFGAGFRGRCPRCGEGQLFDGYISLKPRCTVCGLDYDFADSADGPAVFVMLIIGFIVVGLALWLEVSYGPPLWVHFLLWVPLVLILCLPTLRWLKGIMIALQYSNKAAEGRLDKPK
- the ispH gene encoding 4-hydroxy-3-methylbut-2-enyl diphosphate reductase, with the protein product MLDRPQKPPLTIRLCGPRGFCAGVDRAIQIVVLALKKYGAPVYVRHEIVHNRYVVEGLQNLGAVFIEELDEIPDAHRDSPVVFSAHGVPKSVPADAEARNLFYLDATCPLVSKVHKQAMRHQRLGRHVVLIGHAGHPEVIGTMGQLPEGAVSLVETEAEASAFDAPDGVELGFVTQTTLSVADTAGVIRALETRFPNIKAPAAESICYATTNRQEAVQAAAPGADLFLIVGAPNSSNSKRLVEVAERAGAKRSLLVQRASEIPWDEVGEIGTLGLSAGASAPEIIVDEIIEAFRQRFNATLELAITAEETENFPVNRVLRDVELTAADMAFVNGAA